In Rosa chinensis cultivar Old Blush chromosome 1, RchiOBHm-V2, whole genome shotgun sequence, a genomic segment contains:
- the LOC112166797 gene encoding putative disease resistance RPP13-like protein 1 — protein sequence MGGIGKTTLAQLLYNDVRVKEHFDLHAWACVSEEFDVLRIYQQIYESLTSDACQILTLNLLQSKLKEALVGKKFLVVLDDIWNKNYNRWDFLRLPFKFGAHGSKIIVTTRNEDVASMMGTLSPQPDYLMPISEEESWLLFEKHAFKSRGVTGHSQLEEIGRQIVRKCNGLPLAIKSLGGLLCSKLFSEEWESILDSDMWVLTQEETDILPSLWLSYLYLPPHLKLCFSYCAIFPKSYRLQKLELVLLWKAQGLLQPKKNKMIEEVGEEYFNDLISRSFFQRSSSSAHFIMHDLIYDLANFVSGEFSVRWENSESPNILRKTRHFSYMEKHGDSFAKLEAISQAKYLRTLLPVPEYACYLGTFNKEKFQEVLFEVLPKLQCLRVLNLSLYDIKELPDSINNMKHLRHLDMSETPIRKLPDTICTLYNLQAILLRKCRILTELPDNLGRLINLSHLDITQTKLKKMPPQMGKLKDLQMLPEFVLDEHTGDNLAELKKLEKLRGTLRISGLVHSSGLEAYMLRDKTYLKELVLDWRGRDSSEEGNNTVEEREVLEKLQPHLNLGRLTIKGYGGEMFPGWSGYYSSSALVYLILENCVNCISLPPLGQLPSLRELDISGLHGVVSIGSEFYYGDGNTTTRVNKPFRSLQYLQFYNMSGWQEWSYVGGDNNEGGVFPNLFQLENSNVFRKMDSRQS from the exons ATGGGTGGAATCGGAAAGACCACCCTTGCCCAGCTTCTATACAACGATGTCAGAGTTAAAGAGCATTTTGACCTCCACGCATGGGCATGTGTTTCGGAAGAATTTGATGTCCTTAGGATCTATCAACAGATTTATGAGTCACTCACTTCAGATGCTTGCCAAATCCTTACTCTGAATCTGCTTCAGTCAAAGTTGAAGGAAGCTTTGGTGGGAAAAAAGTTTTTAGTTGTTCTCGATGACATCTGGAACAAGAATTATAATCGGTGGGATTTCTTAAGGCTTCCCTTTAAATTTGGAGCACATGGAAGTAAGATTATTGTCACAACACGCAATGAGGATGTTGCAAGTATGATGGGTACTCTTTCACCTCAACCTGACTATCTAATGCCAATATCTGAGGAAGAAAGCTGGTTGTTATTTGAAAAACATGCCTTCAAAAGTAGAGGAGTTACTGGACACTCGCAGCTTGAAGAAATAGGAAGACAAATTGTAAGAAAGTGCAATGGTCTTCCTTTGGCCATTAAATCCCTTGGGGGTCTCTTATGTTCTAAACTATTTTCCGAGGAATGGGAAAGCATATTGGACAGTGACATGTGGGTATTGACACAGGAGGAGACTGACATTCTGCCATCTCTTTGGTTGAGCTATCTGTATTTGCCTCCACATCTCAAGCTTTGTTTTAGCTACTGTGCGATATTTCCCAAGAGTTATCGACTTCAAAAATTAGAGCTGGTTTTATTGTGGAAGGCCCAGGGTCTCTTGCAacccaaaaagaacaaaatgatAGAAGAAGTTGGGGAAGAGTACTTTAATGATCTAATCTCAAGGTCATTTTTCCAACGGTCATCAAGTTCTGCACACTTCATCATGCATGACCTTATTTATGATTTAGCAAATTTTGTATCTGGAGAATTTTCTGTTAGGTGGGAGAATAGTGAATCACCCAACATTTTGAGGAAGACTCGTCATTTCTCATATATGGAGAAACATGGTGATAGCTTTGCAAAACTTGAGGCTATAAGTCAAGCTAAATATTTGCGCACTCTTCTACCTGTACCTGAATATGCATGCTATCTGGGGACATTCAATAAAGAGAAATTCCAAGAAGTACTATTTGAGGTATTGCCAAAACTACAATGTTTAAGAGTGTTGAATTTATCATTGTATGATATTAAGGAATTGCCTGATTCGATTAACAACATGAAACATCTAAGGCACTTGGACATGTCTGAAACTCCCATTAGAAAGTTACCTGATACAATTTGTACTCTGTATAATTTGCAAGCAATATTGTTGCGCAAGTGTCGAATTCTTACTGAACTGCCAGACAACTTGGGAAGATTGATCAATTTGAGCCATCTGGATATTACACAGACAAAGTTAAAAAAGATGCCACCACAAATGGGTAAGTTGAAAGACCTCCAGATGCTACCAGAGTTTGTGCTAGACGAACACACTGGGGATAATTTGGCGGAGTTAAAGAAGCTTGAAAAATTGCGTGGAACACTTCGTATCTCAGGGCTTGTGCATAGCAGCGGTTTGGAGGCCTACATGCTGAGGGACAAGACGTATCTTAAGGAACTGGTTTTGGATTGGAGAGGAAGGGATTCAAGTGAAGAAGGCAATAATACTGtagaagaaagagaagtgcTTGAGAAGCTCCAACCTCACCTGAACCTGGGGAGGCTTACAATTAAAGGTTATGGAGGCGAAATGTTTCCAGGTTGGTCAGGATATTATTCTTCCTCTGCTCTTGTTTATCTTATACTTGAAAATTGTGTGAACTGTATCTCCTTGCCACCATTGGGACAGCTACCTTCCCTCAGAGAGCTTGATATTTCTGGGTTACATGGAGTGGTGTCCATAGGTTCTGAATTCTATTATGGTGACGGCAATACTACTACTCGTGTCAATAAACCATTTAGATCTCTACAGTATTTACAATTCTACAATATGAGTGGGTGGCAAGAATGGTCTTATGTTGGAGGTGACAATAATGAAGGTGGGGTTTTTCCTAATCTTTTTCAACTTGAA AATTCGAATGTTTTCCGGAAGATGGATTCCCGTCAAAGTTGA
- the LOC112166807 gene encoding disease resistance protein RUN1-like, which produces MVLFRGTETSSSKYATSPSGTSYDVFLSFRGKDTRKTFTDHLYTALLNAGFHTFRDDPELEKGESVKENLEKAVQQSRSSVIVLSKDYASSRWCLHELVTILERKRISCGHHIIPVFYDVDPSHVRKQAENLAKIPKYQGNQSSEKLNECRAALTEVADLAGMVLQNQADGHESKFIQSIVKVIQDKLGRLPLSVIKEVLMKKLSFSNTVLDDSEGKQLNNPAVKDWLSDLKESVYDADDLLQEINTEVLRQKMEPELESSLSKGRGSL; this is translated from the exons ATGGTTCTTTTCAGAGGTACAGAAACCTCCTCTTCTAAATATGCTACTTCTCCTTCTGGAACTAGTTATGACGTGTTCTTGAGTTTTAGAGGCAAGGATACTCGCAAGACTTTTACAGATCACCTCTATACGGCCCTTCTCAACGctggatttcatactttccgaGATGACCCTGAACTTGAGAAGGGAGAAAGTGTCAAGGAAAATCTAGAGAAAGCAGTCCAACAATCACGAAGTTCTGTTATTGTGCTTTCAAAAGACTATGCATCTTCCAGGTGGTGTCTTCATGAGCTTGTGACAATCCTTGAACGCAAGAGAATCTCCTGCGGTCATCACATTATACCAGTCTTCTACGATGTCGATCCATCTCATGTGAGGAAGCAGGCAGAAAATCTTGCAAAAATTCCTAAATACCAGGGAAATCAGTCTTCGGAGAAGTTAAATGAATGTCGGGCAGCACTTACAGAAGTGGCTGATCTAGCAGGCATGGTGCTACAGAACCAAGCTGATGG GCACGAATCAAAGTTCATCCAGAGTATAGTTAAAGTGATTCAAGACAAGCTAGGTCGTTTGCCCCTGAGCGTCATCAAGGAGGTATTAATGAAGAAGTTGTCATTTAGTAACACTGTTCTGGATGACAGCGAGGGGAAGCAACTTAATAACCCAGCTGTGAAGGACTGGCTCAGTGATCTTAAAGAATCTGTCTATGATGCAGACGATCTGTTGCAGGAGATCAACACAGAAGTGTTAAGGCAAAAGATGGAGCCCGAATTGGAAAGTAGCTTGAGTAAG GGTAGAGGAAGTTTGTAA